The DNA segment GCCCCACCTGCGCTTCCTTTCGGGCCGAGGTGGCAAGGGGAAAGTTTCCCAGAGTTCCTCCGAGCTGCCTGGGTGCCCGCGGGGCCGCGGCGGCCGCGGGGCGGGGTCGGGGAGGTCGCGGGCTGGGTGAGGGGAGCACCGGCTGACGGGTGGCCGGGTGAGGGGGGCGAAGACTGGGGGCCGCGGGCCGGGTGAGGAGAGAACTGGGTGAGGCAGGCAGGCCCGGGGCGGCCGCGGGCCGGGTGAGGAGAGAGCTGGGTGAGGGGCGGCCGCCGGTCGTGTGAGGAGAGAGCTGGGTGAGGCGGGCAGGCCCAGGGCGGCCGCGGGCCGGTGAGGAGAGAGCTGGGTGAGGGGCGGCCGCGGGCGGGTGAGGAGGGGACCCGGTGAGGGGCGGCCGCGGGCCGGTGAGGAGAGAACTGGGCCCGGGGCGGCCGCGGGCGGGTGAGGAGGGGACCCGGTGAGGGGCGGCCGCGGGCCGGTGAGGAGAGAACCGGGTGAGGCGGGCGGGCACGCCGCGCGGCCTCCGGAGCCACCTGTTCCAGGCGTAACGCGGGGCGAGGCCCGGCGCGCCCCGCCAGGCCCCTCCGGCCCACCTCAGGGCCGGGCGGTGGAACGGCGCACCCCACCGTGTTGTTTTCAGCCCCAACCGCGCCGGTGCCGGGGCAGCTGGGGAAGCGGGCGCGCCCCTCCCGGAGCCGTGGGCTCGGCGTAGACGCCCGGGCGCCCCTGGGAAGGCGCCCCTGCACCGCGCTCGCCACCGACCGCCCAGTCCCCTGAGGAGTCGCCTCCCCACGCTGGAGCCCCGGGCGCCCGGGGCAGGGTCACGTGCGGGAAGCGGAAGCCGGGCTCGCTCTGGGCTGCTTCCAGCCGGACCGCCGGGGTCCCTCCCACCCGCTGCCAGCCTGGCCTCGGTGCCGGCCCCGCCCGGCGACCCGCGGCGCCTCTGCAGGCTGGTGCAGGAGGGCCGGCTGCGCGCCCTGCAGGAGGAGCTGCGGGCGGCCGGTGGCTGCCCGGAGATGGCCGGGGACACCCTGCTGCACTGCGCCGCCCGCCACGGGCGCCGGGACATCTTGGCCTACCTGGTTGAGGCCTGGGGCGTGGACGTGGAGGCAGCCAACCGAGACTACAAGCGGCCTCTGCACGAGGCCGCCTCCATGGGCCACCGGGACTGCGTGCGCTACCTGCTGGGCCGAGGGGCGGTTGTCGACTGCCTGAAGAAGGCCGACTGGTAGGTGGCGGGGTCCAGAAAGACGACACCTTGCCTCCCCGGTCCCTGCAGGGTCCCTGCAGAGTCGTAGGCTCCACAACCGGTTTTTCACCCCAGGCCTGCTCCGTGGCAAGGtcgccctgccttcccctgtGGCGCAGGTGACCTTCGTTGTGCTTTGTTTCTGCTCTTGTGTGTGAATTGGTCCAGAAGTTTCCATCTGTGTAGAATATAATCAAGCAGAATGTAGTCAAAACAATGGATTGTGTGTACTATATATAGCCCCAGGATGCAACGTTCTGGGGACTTGTAGCTAAACTCCTACTGCACCAATTGCATTGTTTTAATTGGCATTGCCTCAATCAGTAGCGTTACTCAGATTTCATGAGTTACACGTGCATTTGTGCGTGCAGAGCACTACGAGTATTTTGTCATCCAGGTGTAGCCTTGCATAGCAACCACCGCAATCAAGATGCTTTACTTCATCATCACAAGAACCAGTTACAGCTGAAGTGTCCTAGTGAAtcacggctcactgcagcctccaactcctgggcttaggtgatcctcccgcctcagcttcccaagtagctgggactacaggtgtgcaccaccacacctggctaattttttattttttggggatgaggtcttgctatgttgctcaggctggtctccatctTCTGGCCTCAATcctattataggtgtgagctgggattataggtgtgagccaccatgcctagccttgGCACTGTGTCAGGTTCCTTAGAGGTTGTGAACCTCTTAAGGCTCAGGAACATACTGAAGTACATCTTCCGCTCTTGGTCGGGGGTATAGACCTGGTAGTTTTGAAGGTTGTCTATGGTTTTTATTGCTGTGCTCTAGTTCACTGCCACCTGTGAAGTGGTTCATAATCAGCATGGCCTCCTAGGAACCCTATTCCTGGGGGGTGCACATTCATCACAATCGTTTTCCCCTTGTTATTTCTCCCAGGGTCCTCACAGCAGGCAGGGAAGTTGCCAGTCAAAGCTCCGACTTTTCCACATGTTCataatggcaaaataaaaaaaataaaaaaaaaaaaaaactccggCTTCCCAGACCCCTGTATCTTCTAGGTTTTCCATCTGGGCCAAAGATACGCATTTTCAGAAAACCTAGCCCCTCACTTTTCATGTCCTAGCTGCTTCCATCTGACAGCTTGTCCTGGTTGGCCTTAGGACTCCTCTGATGATGGCCTGCACGAGGAAGAACCTCGAGGTGATCCAGGACCTCGTGGAACATGGCGCCAGTCCTCTCTTGAAGAACAAAGATGGCTGGAACAGTTTCCACATTGCCAGTCGAGAAGGCGACCCTCTGATCCTCCAGTATTTGCTCACTGTTTGCCCAGATGTCTGGAAGACAGAGAGCAAGATTAGAAGAACTCCTCTGCACACTGCAGGTACAGTCTACATCTCTGCCTGCGTGCAGGTGCACATGTGCAGCCTGCCCCACCCAGCACTGCCCAAATCTCATCTTGTTCAAGTCACCCGCAGAGGAGCAGAGAATTTTGGGAAACAGAGGTCACGAAATAAGAGTTTTAGGGGCCCTTTGCCATAGTTATTTTATGAAGCTAATGTAACTTGGCTACCATGCTCTTCTGGTATTAGTTCACTTTTCATGTCTGTCTTATTCTCCCTAGTTAGTTAGCTCGTAAACTGGTTCTGATCCTTATAAAGTTCCTTGGGCAAGGAAACTAGTCTCTCTCATTGGCAAAATAATGATGGTAATGATGCCCATGTCACAGGGTTGTTTTAGGGTTTAAGGAGCATGATATGATATATGTAAATCCCTCagacaatgcttggcacatagtgagcACAAAGTGgttgctgctgtttatcatttccACATTGTCATTACATAGAGGCAGGAGGAAAAGAGACTATTATTTTCTCATGTCTTTAGTAATACCTACTGCAGTGCTATACATTTAAACAGATccttataattaaataatctGGGCCCAAGTATATTTGACTTATGTAGTGATAATGtcaaatataaattttggggtaCAGTTTGCATTATTTGGAGTAGTGATCTTTAACTCTGAATTGTCTatttatggattattttaaattagatcaagaaatttaaaaataagttttagcCTTCTGGTAACACATTGGATTAGGATACGGGACTTTTAGTTTCTGTAAAAATCAAGACCTGTGATATCAGATAGTCTAGGAAATATACATGCAATCATTCTCTAGCTATGGTTGACAGTTAAGGACCAAGGAAACCTTTTTAAAACTTGGCaagtaagtagaaaaaaatttctctgtttTGTGAATTATTTGACCAGCTTCCTGAAGAAACAAATAGTACCCCATTATTCACCCAAAATAGTGGAGGACAGATAGTCAAAATCTTTGTTATTGAGTATAGTTACTTTTAGTAGGAGAATTAAATTAGGAGCacaccttgctgctaattcacacataggttgagtggactcacttccactatagctttcagcacatcgttatccaccttggtctcaggtcacccatgtggctcattttcaagattaaaatcaccagaacagaactcaaaccatcaatgtactgtatgttcattagccatgtccttcccaaacactttgttgatattttgagctatctgcactgcattggttccacaatggaactcatattaaaaaataactcgaatttttgatttatccatggtttcccAAAAAcagcttgaaaaaaaattttgaaagataatcacaagtccaACTGTgtgtttgcaagactgaggatgtaccatcacaataaaagttttctaaatttcttgaTCTGTGTACTAAAAAGCTCTAATTCTCAACTCTTTTCTCCTAGCAATGCATGGGCACTTAGAGGCAGTAAAGGTGCTCCTTAAGAGGTAAGAACAGcacagaaaatgggagaaaatatttgatatttgtgaCAATTATTAATCATAATAATTGAGTTAATATCAGTGTATATAAAGAGCTCAGACACACTGTTAAAGAAACTAAactgtcaaaagaaaaatgagaccaGAAACAGTggccagcctgagtgagaccccatctctattataaatagaaatgaattggccaactaatatatatagaaaaaatgagccaggcatggtggcacttgcctgtaagtcacagctacttgggaggctaaggcaggaggatcgcttgagcccaggagtttgaggttgttgtaagctaggctgatgccacggcactcactctagcctgggcaacaaagcgagactttgtctcaaaaaagaaaaagtttagccaagcatggtggcacacgcctgtagtcctatctACTGGGGAGGCGGAGgaaggaggataacttgagcccaggggttcaaggttGTAATGAActctgattgtgccactgcactccagcctgggcacagagcgagaccctgtctcttaaatatatatatatgtaaatatataacacaaaaatagCTAGCCAAATGCATGGGAAAAACATGCTTTTAATGGCAAAATTATccacttatttattcaacaaatatttatacctTCATTCAGTGTCTCACATAAACTAAGCCCTGCCCCATATGCAGGGGCTGCAACAGAAACAAAGACAGATGTGCTTGCTGCCCTCCTGGAACTCTCAGACTGGCAGGGAAGACAGGTTGTGAACAAATCCTGTTGGTTTGATGAGCATTGCAGGATCCCTATGGGAGTACATAATAAATAGTCTTTCCTTCGTTCATTCAAGaaacgtttttgttttttttttgagacagagtcttgctttgttgcctaggctagagtgagtgctgtggcgtcagcctagctcacagcaacctcaatctcctgggctcaagcgatccttctgtctcagcctcccaagtagctgggactacaggcatgcgccaccatgcccggctaattttttctatatatatattagttggccaattagtttctttctatttatagtagagacagggtctcgctcttgctcaggctggtttcgaactcccgacctcgagcgatccgcccgcctcggcctcccagagagctaggattacaggcatgagccaccgcgcccggcctcaagaaacgttttttgagcacttcctgtgTGTTAGGTTCTGGGTGATAAACACAGTCCTTTCTGTAATGGAGCCTATGGGCTGGTGTGAGAGACAACTATAGACGAATAATCCCACAAGTAAATACCATATAATTACACAAAGTGTGGCAGTACCACAGAGGAAAAGTACAAGATGCTATGGGAACAAAGGTCCTCCTGTAGATGGGGGTGATGAGGAAAGCCCCTGGGGAGGTCCCATTTACGGTGCAACTGAGAGCAAGCTGGGGAAGAGTGGGCAGTGCTGCTCCAGCAGAGGCACAGCAGTGCAAGGGCAGGAAAGGGCTCAGCAGCCGGGGCCCTGGGAAGagcaaggccagcctgggcaggagACCTAGAGAGGGAAGCAGGTGCCATGTTCTTCTGGCCCTTGGAGGTCATGCTGATATTGGAGGTTTTGTCCTTAGTGCAGGGTAGGGGGCAGTGTTAAGGCTTCATCCACTTGGAGCATGGAAAGAGGATGGTGGTTGCTGTGCAGAACGGCTCGGCAAGGCAGGAGTTGAGATGAGAAGCAGGTCGGG comes from the Microcebus murinus isolate Inina chromosome 25, M.murinus_Inina_mat1.0, whole genome shotgun sequence genome and includes:
- the ANKRD16 gene encoding ankyrin repeat domain-containing protein 16, with product MALRTGAPAAAGPAPPAAQPSVPRQPAPPRPDREPETAADFLRELRPAGGPGSARRRNGRTDGAARMRCRRGRGHFYRATPHLRFLSGRGGKGKVSQSSSELPGCPRGRGGRGAGSGRSRAGPNRAGAGAAGEAGAPLPEPWARRRRPGAPGKAPLHRARHRPPSPLRSRLPTLEPRAPGAGSRAGSGSRARSGLLPAGPPGSLPPAASLASVPAPPGDPRRLCRLVQEGRLRALQEELRAAGGCPEMAGDTLLHCAARHGRRDILAYLVEAWGVDVEAANRDYKRPLHEAASMGHRDCVRYLLGRGAVVDCLKKADWTPLMMACTRKNLEVIQDLVEHGASPLLKNKDGWNSFHIASREGDPLILQYLLTVCPDVWKTESKIRRTPLHTAAMHGHLEAVKVLLKRCQYDPDCKDNCGVTPFMDAIQCGHIDIARLLLEKHEVCLSAEDRLGAQALHRAAVTGQDEAIRFLVSELGVDVDVRATSTHLTALHYAAKEGHISTIQTLLSLGADISSKDERNRSALHLACAGQHVACAEFLLQSGLKDSEDLTGSLAQQLIGEAAPATTRGHMDISERKQ